From Tripterygium wilfordii isolate XIE 37 chromosome 13, ASM1340144v1, whole genome shotgun sequence, the proteins below share one genomic window:
- the LOC120011895 gene encoding zinc finger protein GIS-like translates to MKRTADKGKDQQCPIPSFDLNLPITNHTDDDRTAVRREINLLGSPVIINEPRNDVQGNLKVRPDSVKGNFHCKFCDKSFRNSQALGGHQNSHKQERLLMKKKKGIESVLRLLERCPFSPYHPSMVDPVFPARFGLSRTSPLGINMNSVIHKPYPSVCAHHRRLGFGGYTGWPRHASSFSNHRVPVHDGLWAPNGAYPSLDTTSLGIINRRALPFGNNTAGGSALLRNLGGGGGIADNWNPVGVADFLSGVSVPENKNLDLPRSNMPF, encoded by the coding sequence ATGAAGAGAACTGCTGATAAAGGAAAAGATCAGCAATGTCCAATTCCTTCATTTGATCTGAATCTCCCCATCACCAACCACACCGATGATGATCGCACCGCGGTCAGGAGAGAAATCAATCTGTTGGGTTCCCCTGTAATCATCAATGAACCCCGGAACGATGTTCAGGGGAATTTGAAGGTTCGTCCTGATTCTGTGAAGGGAAACTTTCATTGTAAATTCTGCGACAAGAGTTTCAGAAACTCGCAAGCTCTTGGTGGGCACCAAAATTCCCACAAGCAAGAGCGACTgctaatgaaaaagaaaaaaggaatcgAGTCAGTGCTACGGCTCCTCGAACGTTGCCCTTTTTCCCCTTACCATCCATCAATGGTTGACCCAGTGTTCCCAGCTCGATTTGGCTTGAGCAGGACTAGTCCTCTTGGCATTAACATGAACTCCGTGATTCACAAACCCTACCCTTCTGTTTGCGCTCATCATCGTCGACTTGGATTTGGTGGCTACACTGGGTGGCCAAGACATGCATCCTCCTTCTCAAACCATCGTGTCCCCGTGCATGATGGTCTTTGGGCTCCTAATGGTGCATATCCATCGCTGGACACTACGTCTTTGGGCATCATTAATCGCAGAGCTCTGCCGTTTGGTAATAATACAGCCGGCGGCAGTGCTTTGCTTAGAAatcttggtggtggtggtggtatagCTGATAATTGGAACCCTGTTGGTGTTGCTGATTTTCTCTCTGGTGTTAGTGTTCCAGAGAACAAGAACCTCGATCTTCCGAGATCAAACATGCCCTTTTAG